In Canis lupus dingo isolate Sandy chromosome 1, ASM325472v2, whole genome shotgun sequence, a single genomic region encodes these proteins:
- the LOC112644092 gene encoding uncharacterized protein LOC112644092 translates to MWEMKTAFSCSSFPHMMNFRPWTLMMYFFSVPEDIASRSLKPEGGINFIRTFQKQQEDQGVNLPPNLAELVINPSYVQSPDSLVWRYFYDLKGSKEYQFPGGVIQLAQYWKNASELSNLEKIFSEFLNQHQNALTLSTLRIYNNGLRQPHFHFNANEMGYVISGCAKVGIINTQGAMEFNVYIGDVVFFPVGTQHYIRSACDEDFLFLLAFSTGDQLQTLDMDDYLQATADHILAQLFFKKQSEFKKIPKFKEDQAINLP, encoded by the exons ATGTGGGAAATGAAGACTgctttttcttgctcttcttttccaCACATGATGAACTTCAGACCCTGGACGttgatgatgtattttttttctgtacctgAAGACATTGCTTCCAGGTCACTTAAG CCTGAAGGTGGAATTAATTTCATTAGAACGTTCCAGAAGCAACAAGAGGATCAGGGGGTCAACCTTCCTCCCAACTTGGCAGAATTGGTTATAAATCCCAGTTATGTACAGTCTCCAGACAGTCTTGTGTGGAGATATTTTTATGACCTTAAAG GTTCAAAAGAATATCAGTTTCCAGGAGGAGTAATACAACTGGCACAATATTGGAAAAATGCAAGTGAACTaagcaaccttgaaaaaattTTTAGTGAATTCCTGAATCAg CATCAAAATGCCCTCACTTTGAGTACACTCAGAATTTATAACAATGGATTACGACagccacattttcattttaatgcaaaTGAAATGGGATACGTAATAAGTGGATGCGCAAAG GTGGGCATTATCAATACTCAGGGTGCCATGGAGTTTAACGTTTACATTGGAGATGTGGTATTTTTCCCTGTCGGAACCCAACATTACATTAGGAGCGCATGTGatgaggattttcttttccttcttgccttCAGCACTGGAGACCAG TTGCAAACCCTTGACATGGATGATTATCTCCAGGCCACAGCCGACCATATCCTGGCCCAACTTTTCTTCAAAAAGCAAAGCGAGTTTAAGAAGATCCCCAAATTCAAGGAGGATCAGGCAATCAACCTGCCTTAG